The window CGCGGTTGCCGCGATAGACATAGGCACCGGATTTTTCGTCGCGCCCGAACTCGAGCAATCCGCGCGACTGGGCTTCTTCCAGCAGGTTGCCGAAAGCGCGGAAGCCATAGTACGACTCGTTGAAATCGGGCTTGCGGCGCTTGATCGCCTCTTTCAGCATCGACGCCCAGATGCGCACGCCGCTGTCACCGCGTTCGGCGACGAGCGCGTCGAAAGTCTCCACGGCGATGTTGATCGCCTTGAGCTTGCGCGCCTCGGTTTCCTCCTTGCGGCGTTTTTCCTCCTCGGGCGAACGCTTGGGCGCCGGCTGGGTTTCGCGCGTCTCGCGCTTGGCCGTGCGCTGGCTTTCGCGCACGAGGTCATCGTAGAAGATGAACTCGTCGCAGTTCGCGATGAGCAGGTCCGACGTCGATTGCTTGACGCCGACGCCGATGACCTGTTTCGCGTTCTCGCGCAGTTTGGACACCAGCGGGGAAAAGTCGGAGTCGCCGCTGATGATGACGAAGGTGTCGACGTGCGACTTGGTGTAGCACAGGTCGAGCGCGTCGACGACGAGGCGGATGTCGGCGGAATTCTTGCCGGACTGGCGCACGTGCGGGATCTCGATCAACTCGAAGTTCGCCTCGTGCATCACCGCCTTGAAGCCCTTGTAGCGCTCCCAGTCGCAGTAGGCCTTCTTGACGACGATGCTGCCCTTGAGCAGCAGGCGCTCGAGTACCGGCTTGATGTCGAACTTCTCGTATTTCGCGTCGCGCACACCGAGGGCGACGTTTTCGAAATCGCAGAACACCGCCATGCTGACGCTGTCATGAGCTGAGGCCATTGGGTTCTCCGGTGGGGGGTCGGGCGCGATCGCGGGGACCGCGGAAGGCGCACATGATAGCGATTCCTGCTGCGGCGATGGCGGATGTCATGGTGTCGGGTTGCGGCGCCGGATCCGTCGGGGCGCTGCGCCGGCCTTCACGCGACGCGGTCGGGCGGCGTGCGGCCGGCAAAGAAGGCCTCGACGTTTGCCAGCACACGCATGCCCATGCCGACGCGCGTCTCGCGCGTCGCGCTGCCCAGGTGCGGCAGCAGGACCACGTTCTCCAGCGTCGTCAGGCCTTCGCTGACGAGGGGCTCGCGTTCGAACACGTCGAGGCCCGCGCCGGCGATCGTGCCGCTGCGCAGCGCATCGACCAGCGCGACCTCATCCACGACCTCGCCGCGTGCGGTGTTGATGAGGAAGGCATCGCGGCGCATCAGCGCGAGGCGCTCGGCGTTGATCAGATGGCGTGTCGCGGCACCGCCCGGGCAATGCAGCGAGACGAAATCCGACTGGGCGAGAACTTCCTCGACCGTATCGCACTGGCGCGCATCGAGCCCCGCGAGCGCCTCCGCCGGCACGCGGCTGCGGTTGAAGAACACGATCTTCATGCCGAAGCCGTGCTGCGCGCGCATTGCGACCGCCCGGGCGATGCGGCCCATGCCGATGAGGCCGAGCGTCTTGCCGCTCATCCGGGTGCCGATCATGTGCGTCGGGCGCCAGCCGGTCCAGTTGCCGCTGCGCAGTTCGCGCTCGCCTTCGCCGGCACGGCGGGCGACCATCAGCATCAGGGTGATCGCGAGGTCCGCGGTGCAGTCGGTGAGCACGTCGGGCGTGTTCGTCACCGCGATGCCCAGGCCCCCGGCCGCGTCGATGTCGATGTGGCTGTAGCCGACGCCGTAGTTGGCGATCAGCTTCGCGCTCGGCGCGGTGCCGAGGGCATCGGCGTCGATGCGGTCGGAGACGGTGGCAAGCAGCGCGTCGCAGGAGGCGAGTGCCGCGCGGATTTCATCGCGGGAGAAGGGGCGGTCGTTGGTGTTCAGGCGGACGTCGAAGCGCTCGCCCAGAGCGCGTTCGACTTCAGCGGGCCACCGGCGGGTGAGAATGAGTCGGGGTCGGGTCATGAGGTTCCTGCCTGTGATTCGGCTTGATGTTGTTCGTTGCCCGGGAGCTTTTCGGACTTCCGGGGCGCACTCCGCACGATACCCGCAATGCGCGCTTCCCGGGATCGGGCACAACCCCAACGGCACGCCCCGGTCACCGGAAACCCTTGGCGCCCGTTCCGCTCTAATCGGAGCAGTCCTTTCCGGCCTGCACCAGTGCGCGGGGTTCGCGACGTGGACATCCTGCCCCTGATCTCGCCGCTCGGCCTGCCCGGCACGAGCGCCATTCGTCCCGCCTCGACAAGCCTTGTCGCGGCTGCGAGCAGTTTTTCGCTGCTCGGCGATACCTCGACGATCGTCGATCTGTCGAGCTTCGGCCAGCTTCTTTCGGCGGTGGCGACTTTCCAGAACCGGCTGTCGATACTGCGTCCGGGTGCCACCGGCAGCAGCCTGGGAAGCAATTTCGGCACCGATTTCGGCAGTCTCGCGACCGAAGTGCAGCATTTCGTCGACAGCTTCAACGGCCTCCAGGGCAGCCTGAACGAGTTGGGTTTCCTGTTCGGCACGGTGCCGGGGTCGTCTCCGGGGACGCAACTGACCGCCGATCTCCAGACACGTTTGACGAAGGTGTTCGACAACGGGAGGTCCGCACTGACCCGCTTGTCGGATCTGGGCATCGAACTGCGGCCGTCGCTGATTCCCGGCGTCGGAACCTTGGGTATTGACGTGGTGAAGCTGCGTGGGGCCTTCGAAACCGACCCGGCAGGCACCTTTTCGCTGCTCGCGAAGGCGGTAGCGGAATTCTCCGCGCTCGGTGCGACGTTCACTTCCTCCAATGGCGGTGCGACAGGGCTTCTGGCGGCGGAACTGCAGTTCTCCGCGCTGCAGCTGAGCCAAGGCCTCTTCGACACGGGCGCCGACCGGCTCAACGCCGGCCTTCCGGGCCTCAATGACCTGCTCACGCTGGCCTCGCTGGGCAATGCGGGGCGCGACTCGCAGGCGCGAACCCTCGCCGCCCTCAACGAGTTCTCGCTGGTCTCCTCTCTGCTGGGGCAATAGCCGGCCGCAACATCATGACACAACTCCGAATGCACTCATCTATCACTTATATTACTGATTTAACTAAATTATTTACACGAATGATCGCAACATAAAAATCTTTTTG is drawn from Azoarcus sp. DN11 and contains these coding sequences:
- a CDS encoding NYN domain-containing protein encodes the protein MASAHDSVSMAVFCDFENVALGVRDAKYEKFDIKPVLERLLLKGSIVVKKAYCDWERYKGFKAVMHEANFELIEIPHVRQSGKNSADIRLVVDALDLCYTKSHVDTFVIISGDSDFSPLVSKLRENAKQVIGVGVKQSTSDLLIANCDEFIFYDDLVRESQRTAKRETRETQPAPKRSPEEEKRRKEETEARKLKAINIAVETFDALVAERGDSGVRIWASMLKEAIKRRKPDFNESYYGFRAFGNLLEEAQSRGLLEFGRDEKSGAYVYRGNRAAAAEAAAEASAEQAVDVASAPGEVPHAEAAPAERHAAEEGSGRHESRRKRGGRKSAGKKAEAAAAAESHKTDMPAAEPEAAQPKQEPAQPELPAAVSTPPAANVTPEVGAVEQGEAPKPKTAKPGGRKPRRGKAQAATEEAGNTDVAEAAPAAVAPEVTPPAETSDQSPAEEAPAKPARKGASRSRRPRKTETASS
- a CDS encoding D-glycerate dehydrogenase; the protein is MTRPRLILTRRWPAEVERALGERFDVRLNTNDRPFSRDEIRAALASCDALLATVSDRIDADALGTAPSAKLIANYGVGYSHIDIDAAGGLGIAVTNTPDVLTDCTADLAITLMLMVARRAGEGERELRSGNWTGWRPTHMIGTRMSGKTLGLIGMGRIARAVAMRAQHGFGMKIVFFNRSRVPAEALAGLDARQCDTVEEVLAQSDFVSLHCPGGAATRHLINAERLALMRRDAFLINTARGEVVDEVALVDALRSGTIAGAGLDVFEREPLVSEGLTTLENVVLLPHLGSATRETRVGMGMRVLANVEAFFAGRTPPDRVA
- the fliD gene encoding flagellar filament capping protein FliD; protein product: MDILPLISPLGLPGTSAIRPASTSLVAAASSFSLLGDTSTIVDLSSFGQLLSAVATFQNRLSILRPGATGSSLGSNFGTDFGSLATEVQHFVDSFNGLQGSLNELGFLFGTVPGSSPGTQLTADLQTRLTKVFDNGRSALTRLSDLGIELRPSLIPGVGTLGIDVVKLRGAFETDPAGTFSLLAKAVAEFSALGATFTSSNGGATGLLAAELQFSALQLSQGLFDTGADRLNAGLPGLNDLLTLASLGNAGRDSQARTLAALNEFSLVSSLLGQ